The sequence TCTTCCTCTGGAAGGTCTTCTATTAAGGCTCGCGGAAAATAAAACGGGTGCTACACTCGTCTTCCGGTAAAACCGTGAAGGAGTGTGCCATGAAAAACCCATTGTTGCTGTTCTTCGTTGTTTCCTTGATCGCCGTCCAGGCGCAGCGCCCGCCGCGGGGGGCGGACCCATCGTTGTTCCAGTCCGCAACCCTTCCGCAGACCGAGGTGGAGCAGCGGATCATGAAGGTGCTCGACGATCTGGATCGGAACCATCGGCGCGGAAACATGAACGTACCGGTCGAGGACGGGCGCCTGTTGCGCCTGCTGGCCGAATCGATGAACGCGCAGCATGTGGTCGAGATCGGCACATCCAACGGCTATTCCGGCCTCTGGTTCCTGATGGCGCTGCAAAAGACCGGCGGGCACCTGACGACCTATGACATCGACCGTGGCCGTGCCGATCAGGCGCTGGCCAACTTCAAGCGCGCCGGGGTGGAAAAGGACGTCACCTTGGTTTTCGGCGATGCACATGAAAAGGTGCTCGAACTCGGCGATACTCCGATCGATATCGTGTTCCTTGATGCGGACAAGGATGGCTACATCGATTATCTCAAAAAGCTCATGCCCAAAATCCGTCCGGGGGGATTGGTCGTTGCCCACAACATGAACACGCGCCAGGCGCATCCCCCGTTCGTGGAGGCCATCACAACCGATCCCAAGCTTGAAACCCTGTTTGTGCATATGGATGCGGCAGGGGTTTCCATCAGCATGAAGAAGCGTTGATTTACCTGTAGTGAAGGCACCTGCCAAAGCGCTGTCGTTGTTCGATTCCACCTGCATTATTGTCGGGATCATCATTGGCGCGGGGATCTATGAAACCACGCCAACGGTGGCGGCCTGCATGGGGGGATGGGGCGGGACGATGGCGGTTTGGCTGGCGGGCGGATTGCTGGCGTTGTGCGGTGCGCTTTGCTACGCCGAGCTCGCCACGGCCTATCCCAGGCAGGGTGGCGACGTGGTCTATCTATCCCGCGCCTACGGTTCGTGGGCCGGATTCATGTTTGGCTGGAGCCAGATGGCCATCATTCGTCCGGGCGACATTGCGCTGATGGCGTTTGTCTTTGCCCGCTATGCCGCCACCCTCTATTCGCCATTCCCGGCGATGGGCACGGCTTATGCCGCGGGTGCCGTTGTTGCACTGACCCTCGTCAACATGGTCGGCGTACGCGCAGGCCGGATTGCGCAGAACATTCTGACCGTGGTGAAACTGGCCGGGCTGCTGTTCATCGTTGCGGTGGGCTTTTTGGCCCCCGGTGCCGATGCGGCTCCGGTTGGAGCCGCCTTTTCGTCCGATGGATTCAAGTTGGCCATGATTCTCGTGCTGTTCACCTACGGCGGTTGGAATGAAATGGCGTATGTGGCCGCCGAAATAAAGGATCCCCAGCGCAACATTGTCCGTGCGCTGGTGCTGGGCACGGTCGCGGTGGCCGCAACCTATCTGCTGGCCAACGCCGCCTTCCTGCATGCGCTGGGTTTCCAGGGCATGGCTGCTTCCGGCGCGGTGGCGGTGGATGCGGTTGCAATGCTCATGCCCGGGGGGGCGGAACGCTTGGTTGCCGTGCTCATCTGCATTTCCGCCCTGGGGGCGGTGAACGGGCTGGTCTTTACCGGGGCACGGATTTCGTATGCCATGGGAACCGGCCATCGTGTTTTCAACTGGTTGGGCGCCTGGCACCCTTCGCTCGGGACACCGGTTGCCGCATTGGCCTTGCAGGGGGTTCTTGCCCTGGCCATCGTGCTGCTGGCCGGATCGTTCATCGAAACCATCCTCTACAGCGCCCCCGCCGTTTGGCTCTTCTTCCTGGCGACGGGATTGGCGCTCTTCCGGTTGCGGAGGAAGGATGCGCAGGTGCAACGCCCCTTCAAGGTTGTGGCCTATCCCGTTGTGCCCCTTCTTTTTTGCGGCGCGGCCCTCTTCATGTTCTACAGCTCGGTGTCGTATGCCGTGGCCGGCAAACCCATCGGGTTGTTGCTGTTGCTGGGCATTGTGGCCGCGGGTGGGGGGCTGTGCTGGCGGAACTCGAAAAACGGGCCGCCGCCGGAGTCGGATTAGAGCATTTTAAATAATTCTATAGCCATTAGATGAGTCATTGTGTAGAGTTCTTCGCATGAGCACTCTATCACTGGATCTACGCCAGAGAATTCTGGCCACCTACGATGCCGGAGAAGGAACCCGGCAGGACATTGCTGACCGATACAAGGTATCGCTTGGTATGGTAAAGAAGCTCCTCTCGCAACGGAAGCGAACCGGCGATATCGCCCCGCTTCACAGCCATTCAGGAAGAAAACCCTACTTCACCCAAGAGCACCGGAAGCAGATGAAAACGCTGATTGATCGGCAACCTGATATCACGTTGTGGGAGATCCGAGAGCAACTGGAGCTCGATTGCACGCTGCCTGCCATTCACTATGTACTCAAGGACATGGGGATGAGCTTTAAAAAAAACGCTTCACGCCAGCGAGCAAGGGCGCGAAGACGTGAAACTCGCACGGGCTGAGTGGATGGCCATGCAAGGGCAACTTGACATTGCTCGGTTGGTCTTTATTGATGAGGCTGGAGCCAAGACCAATATGACTCGGCTGTACGGACGCTCGCCGAAAAATGAGCGGGCGTACGATCACGCTCCGCATGGCCATTGGTGTACCACCACCATGATCTCCTCCATTCGTTTCAACGGAGAAACAGCCTGCATGGCGATTGATTCCGCCACAAGCGGCGATGTATTCCGTGCCTATGTCGAACAGGTTCTGGCTCCGACTCTTCGAGTGGGCGA is a genomic window of Pontiella desulfatans containing:
- a CDS encoding O-methyltransferase → MKNPLLLFFVVSLIAVQAQRPPRGADPSLFQSATLPQTEVEQRIMKVLDDLDRNHRRGNMNVPVEDGRLLRLLAESMNAQHVVEIGTSNGYSGLWFLMALQKTGGHLTTYDIDRGRADQALANFKRAGVEKDVTLVFGDAHEKVLELGDTPIDIVFLDADKDGYIDYLKKLMPKIRPGGLVVAHNMNTRQAHPPFVEAITTDPKLETLFVHMDAAGVSISMKKR
- a CDS encoding APC family permease, coding for MKAPAKALSLFDSTCIIVGIIIGAGIYETTPTVAACMGGWGGTMAVWLAGGLLALCGALCYAELATAYPRQGGDVVYLSRAYGSWAGFMFGWSQMAIIRPGDIALMAFVFARYAATLYSPFPAMGTAYAAGAVVALTLVNMVGVRAGRIAQNILTVVKLAGLLFIVAVGFLAPGADAAPVGAAFSSDGFKLAMILVLFTYGGWNEMAYVAAEIKDPQRNIVRALVLGTVAVAATYLLANAAFLHALGFQGMAASGAVAVDAVAMLMPGGAERLVAVLICISALGAVNGLVFTGARISYAMGTGHRVFNWLGAWHPSLGTPVAALALQGVLALAIVLLAGSFIETILYSAPAVWLFFLATGLALFRLRRKDAQVQRPFKVVAYPVVPLLFCGAALFMFYSSVSYAVAGKPIGLLLLLGIVAAGGGLCWRNSKNGPPPESD
- a CDS encoding IS630 transposase-related protein, with product MSTLSLDLRQRILATYDAGEGTRQDIADRYKVSLGMVKKLLSQRKRTGDIAPLHSHSGRKPYFTQEHRKQMKTLIDRQPDITLWEIREQLELDCTLPAIHYVLKDMGMSFKKNASRQRARARRRETRTG
- a CDS encoding IS630 family transposase, yielding MAMQGQLDIARLVFIDEAGAKTNMTRLYGRSPKNERAYDHAPHGHWCTTTMISSIRFNGETACMAIDSATSGDVFRAYVEQVLAPTLRVGDIVVLDNLSAHKDKASLQLIEEAGAEVWFLPPYSPDLNPVEKMWSKVKQLLRGEKARSQESLFDAIGAALGCVSAADAQGWFASCGYSLN